The Alnus glutinosa chromosome 3, dhAlnGlut1.1, whole genome shotgun sequence nucleotide sequence TCTCTGCAATATGAGCGAGTATTCGGACCGGGGTCCCGGTCCGGCTCGTCGGAGCTTCGCCTTTCCGTTCTCAGGGTTTCCCGGGTTCTGCGGCGGAGACGAGAACTGTAGGCGGATTGGGGAGGTGATGAACAGGAACAAGGGGAGGAATCCTCTGCTTGTTGGTGTATGCGCTTACAGTGCACTCCAGAGCTTCACAGAGGCaatagagaagagaaaagataaCGTTTTGCCTGTGGAGCTTTCTGGGTTGAACGTAATTTGCTTTGAAAACGACGTCTCAGAGTTCGTCACTGAGAATACCGATAAAGGGTCTGTGAGTTTGAGGTTTGGTGAGGCGGGTTCGATTCTGCAGCAAAGTTTGGGACCTGGGTTGGTCGTGAATTTCGGAGACTTGAGGGCTTTTGTGAGTGACGAGGCCTCAGGTGAAGCAGTGAGCCATGTCGTTGACCAACTGACGAGGTTGCTGGAGCTTCATGCTGGGAAAGTGTGGTTGATAGGTGCAGCCGCGAGCTACGAGTCGTATTTGAAGTTTGTCCATAAATTTCCATCCATTGAGAAGGACTGGGACTTGCAGCTTCTACCCATCACTTCTCTCAGGCCACCTTCCATGGCTGAATCATACCCCAGGTCCAGGTAAAGTTGTCTGGTTTTATTGTTATACTGTActtcttggttttgtttctATTATTATATTCAAGGGCTCTCTATTTTTCGAAGTcgttatacgagtttgcatgtAAGATCTTTGTTTGCTTCTGAAATTTAATATTGCATTGTCTTGCTCTTATTGCAATATTAAATTTAGagtcatatattatatatgttattaGCATATTGTACGTCTGAAAAACTGAGGATactattttaatcaaatttctGAAAATATAACATTTGTTtacttttgaaatttaaattgttATATTTTCCTGCTGTGGCTTGCAGTttctaacaattttatttttatttttcttttttcttttttctaatcaCAATCTTTGGAGGAGTGAGGTTATACGCCACGTAGTTGAATTGGTGAATATTGTTTGATATGTTGTAATTTTATAGAGAGAATTATGTATCTtatctataatttatttttaatatatagaatCATTTTAGAGTTGATTACCTGGCCATGCAACTTACCAGGGATGCACTAGTTAGGGTATTAACATTTACAATGGTGAAATCTGGGATTTTAGGGAAATTAGGAGCTAAGATGAATTGTGTGTTTAATTTCTTTCACCAGTTAGCTTTCTTGTTCAATATTCAGTATGGCATGTTATATGAAGTGGTCCAGGATTCATGCATGAGCTGCAGTAGATTGGACGTTAGGGTATCAATTTGGAACTTGGCAGTGCCTCTCAAAGGATTAAACCTCCGTAACTCATAAATAGAATTAGATTGAAGccataatcataaattaacTTCTCTTCAATTCTTTCATCAGTTCCCTTGGCTCTCTCTTGCCCTGGTTTTTGCCACCAGTGGCGTCTTggcagctctttttttttttttttttttattatgtcataCTCTTATATTGTACACTTTACATGCTTCTTGAAATGGAATGTTTCACGTAATTCTGTAAGCCATAGCTAGCCCTTGTCTTGGCTGCAGACATATGACCACATGATATCTCCAACTTTACCCACTCCTGGCATGAAGTTTGCAATCTAAGATTGCAAAATATCTGTTAATGCAGCACCTTTTACTGTTTGCTTACTTGCTCATACTCCACCATGTGTCCTCAGTCAATAAAAGTTGGCCAGGGTAGCAACTGGCAAGAGCCTTAGCAACTTGTTAGGACTAGGCTTAGTTGTGGATTTGAGGAATATGAATGTGTTTGGATTAGCCATCTGTACTTTCTTTAAAATTTCACTCGGATACATATGTGCCCATTAGATTTGACAGTTATGTTGTCATGATATACTTACAGCTTGATGGAGTCATTTGTTCCATTTGGTGGATTCTTTTCAACACCTTCTGACTTAAAGGCCCCATTTAGTAGCTCATATCGATGCATTCCCCGTTGTCGTCAGTGCAATGAAAAGTGTGAACAAGAAGTAATTGATGTTTCAAAGGAAGGTTTTACTGCTTCAGTTACAGATCAATCGAAATCTAGCTTGCCTTCTTGGTTGCAGATGACTGAACTTGGCACTAACAAGGGACTGGATATGAAGGTGTGTATCCCTTTCATATAATTCTTCAAAATGCAGTCCGACTTCACCTTACAATGACTTGAATCTATGCTCCTATTTGTCAACTAGTGTCCACTGGCGTGGGaaacaaggtttttttttttgtttttttctctctttctcatggGTGGGGCATTGGAAACAAGGGTTTAATTGCTAATATGTGCAATATGCCTGACCTCTGAAATTGGGAAATTTCATTGTTCACTGATATAGGCTGCCATCTTGTTGCAGCATGAGCCTTTATAATAGGTCCATTAGTGCAAAGAAAGAGAtgatttcttgaaaaaaaatttcagctgggtgattttttttttttttttgggtatttaacGAGGGGAGAGGGAGGGTGATAGATAAGTATGTTAATAGGTGACCTTTATGTCTTAAATAAGGGGTGATCTTTATGTCCAAAATGACATACTTGATGGGTTTAGTGGTTAAGTTCCACTATCTATCATGGTTTGGTTCCAGAACCAGGTGATGCTAATTTATTTGTGTGAACAATGAAAGCTTTCACTAGAAGTTTAAGAATCTTGTACAGAATTTGTTTAAAAACCAGTTTATTATTATATCTCCAGTGCAGACCAAAGATGATGGAGTGGTATTGAGTGCCAAAGTTACTGGAGTGCAAAAGAAATGGGACAATATATGTCAGCGTCTTCATCAAACTCAACGATTCCCTGAAGCAAACACGTTTCCAACTCTTTTGGGCTTTCGAATTGTTGAAGACAAGAAGGAAAACACTGATAATCACAGCAGCAATAACACAGATGCATCTTCAAGTGAAACCAATTGTGTGAATGTGGATTCATCCACGTCCATGGATGTGCAAAAGATTGCTACATTACAATCAGGGGATCCTTTTCCTGTGGTTAGCAAGGCTAAGAATGAGAGTTTGCTATCCAAACAATGGGAACAACCTTCAAAAGCTGAAGATCTCGACTCAGGTGGCCTCAATTCTCCTTGCAGTTTATCCAATTCAAGTGTGGGTGATGGTAGTGGAACCTCTCCCAGATCTGCAACTTCTGTGACTACAGATTTAGGACTGGGAATATGCTCTTCTCCCACTAGTGATAAGCCAAAGAAatctataaataaaaatgtagtagaGCTTCCACAGGAATTCTCAGGTTGCTTTTCTGCAGACGTTGATGTGGTCAATGGGAATATCTCTAATCATCTGACTCAATCTTCATCCTGCTCAAGTCCTGACTACGGTGGGCAGTTTGGCCCAAGAGAGTTCAAGACACTGTTTAGAGCACTGACTCAGAGGGTCGGCTGGCAAGATGAAGCCATTTCTGTTATCAGCCAAACAATAGCCTGCTGCCAAACAAGAAGTGAAAAACGCCATGTAGCAAGTCTGAGAACGGATATATGGTTCAACTTCATTGGACCTGATAGGTTTGGTAAAAAGAAAATTGCTCTTGCCCTTGCTGAGATATTATATAGAAGCCAGGAACATTTCATTTGTATGGATCTGAGTTCCCAAGATGAGATGATCCATTCAAACTCGATCTTTGATTGCCAAGAAATGAATGGCTATGATGTAAAGTTCAGGGGGAAGACTCTTGTTGATTATCTTGCTGGGGAGTTAAGCAAGAAACCCTGGTCTGTTGTCTTCCTTGAAAATGTAGATAAAGCTGATGTGCCGGCTCAGAATATTTTGTCTCAGGCTATTCGGACTGGTAAACTTTCAGACTCACATGGAAGAGAAATCAGCATCAATAATGCAATGTTTGTGACAACTTCAACATtctcaaaaggaaaaaatcttCGCACCTTTGGGCGGGAGCCCTCAAACTACTCTGAGGAAAGAATTTTAGGAGCAAAAGGCTGGTCAATGCAGATAAGAATTGGACATGCCTTTGGAGACAATACAAAAGGCCAAAACATAAGTGTGTCTGATACAAAGAGAAAAGACATCTCCAGTCCAACCCTTTTTAACAAAAGGAAGCTTATTGGTGGCAATGAATCTCTGGGGCAGCCAGAAATCTCAGAGATGGCCAAACGGGCTCACATGACATCAACAAGGTATCTAGATTTGAACCTTCCGGCTGAAGAGAATGAGGTGCGTGACACCGATGACGGAAACTCTGACAACAATTCCATCTCCGAGAACTCCAAAGCTTGGTTGCAAGATTTCTTTGATCAGGTGGATGAAACAGTAGTTTTCAAGCCATTTGATTTTGATGCACTTGCCGAGATACTATTGAAGGAGATCAAGAAGAGCTTTCACAAGATTGTTGGCTCCGACTGTTTGCTAGAGATTGACTCTAAAGTCATGGATCAATTACTTGCAGCTGCATGTATATCAGACAGGAATAGAGTGGTGGAGGATTGGGTGGAGCGAGTCCTCAGCAGGGCATTTGCAGAAGTTCCCAACAGATACAGCCTCACTGCTCATTCCATTGTGAAACTTGCTTCTTTGGAGGAACTAGAACCTGGAGTTTGCCTTCCCCCTAGAATTATTCTTAATTGATGTATTAGAAAAAACTTAGTATTGTAATTAGATGTATAATGTTAGCATTTAGCATCTAGTTACCCTTGTTTAGCTTCTTAGTCCCATATTTTCTTGGGTTGTTTCCAGGCCATGCTTTGTGTATGATGTGTAAGCTGTGGCCAGTGCTTGTGGGGTTATATTCTATGTATTAAATcagttgttttgttttcaaCATCCTAAATTTTGTTCCTAGAATTTGTGTTTATAAAGTTATGCAAAGGTTTGACAATTATCTTCGTTATTTGAATATATCAGTGGAAGCTGTAGTgagagtttcaattttttttcgaCCTCATTTTTCAAATGTAAATGTAAAGATAAATAGGAcataaaatatcatatttttctgttaaagtattaattaaataattaaattaatttgttcttattaacttaaatttttaagataaatggtAATTAAACTTGGCATCAAAGCAAATGATATGAATTCGAACTCTATCTTGGTAATTCAGCACCTACTCATGATTCAAATCCTAAAAAAGACTCGAGAGTAATCTGGGATTATTGGACCACCACTATCGATGGCCACAAGACGATAAATAGGCAAAATATAGAATGAGGGATATCCTTTCTTTTATAGTCTCAACCATTTTGGGGGCATAAGCTTGGAGTGAAAGGGATCTAGTGTATTGCATCTATATAATGTACAGTGAGTCTGTGCCTTACACTTGTGGTGGACAAAAATTATAGGCTTACTCGGACCTAAATGGTATTTGATTGGTCTTAACAGACCCTTCGATAACTGAATACTCTAGTAGCCCCTCATTCTTATGGCTGACTAATCCAACTGGTCAGGCATTGAAAATATTACATTTACTTGCAAACGAGTTTTCAAGTTAGGATGATTCTAGAAATGattgatttgtttatttgtttttttttaaaaaatggaggAGATTGCCACGTGGTCAGCTGCAATTGTTTGATCACTCATTACTGCCCATATGAAGGCCAATGAAAATTAGCctacattaattatttaaatccACTCCAAGAGATACTACCTagcaaacaaagacaaaaaccctagaacttaaaaaaagaaaaaagaaaagaaaaaaaaggacaaaaaccCCATCAATTTAGCAAACAGAGACAAAAACCGAATTTCTTGCCTTTGTCCAATTAGCGATATTTTTTCTCTCGGTTTCTTTTCCATTTATGGTGGGTGCATAAAAATAGATGTCAGAGACCCACGTGTGAGGTCGTTGTATATAAACCATGCCCTATAATTATTTctaaacgacgtcgttttataTGCTCATGCAAAGCGGCATGTCGTATAAGACCGAAATTACTCTAATAGCCATTTAGTCATTGAGCTCGCATGCCTTTTTGCTGACAAATCAGAAAACGCCACTCACACAGCGACCGTATCCGTCGATGCTGGtggtgaaaaatgcaaatctGTAATCCAAAATCTTGGTCGACCCCTCAGTAATTACTTCGCGGTGAAAATGGCTTCCATCTCTGCCAGCCCTCGCTCCGTTGAAGAGATCTTCAAGGACTACACCGCTCGCCGCTCCGCCCTCATTCGCGCCCTCACCTACGGTCCTTACCACggcctatctctctctctcccctcaaaaccctaattttttttctttcctttttaacATTCATAATGTGTGTGTATTCTTATATGTAtgattgttgatttttatttgacgttattttttgtttgtgtgcTCTTTCCAGATGTGGATGAATTCTATTCGCTTTGCGATCCAGGTGAGTTCGttttcgcttttttttttttttttttttgatttcttttaacCTTTTGTTTGGGTGCCGAGAAAGTgtggaaaatgaaaaatgataagcattttgactcttttttctctctctctctctcttttttttttttttgggtgggtttcGGACCTTTCAGTCCGACGTTTTGGTTTTATTAGAGATGGAAATATCACTTACAAGTGAGGGAAATAGTCGAAATGGGTTAAAGTTGGGTGGAAATTTACAAAAGCTTGGAACTGTCTACACTTATCCTTATTTTTCTCCggtttccttcattttctcatAAACCGAACAGAGCGCTAGTGGTAGTTTTTAAGGCTTGTTTAGTTTAgcttctgttttattttttcctggttCTATTTGCTTCAGTCGCTTTGCATTCATGGTTTATTTACAAAACTATGGCTGCTTCTTTTTATCTCAATTGTTTTGGTTTTATGAGATTCAGAGAAGGAGAATTTGTGTTTGTACGGACATCCAAATGAGTCGTGGGAGGTGACTCTGCCAGCGGAGGAAGTTCCACCTGAGCTTCCCGAGCCAGCTTTGGGGATCAATTTCGCAAGAGATGGGATGAAGCGCACAGACTGGCTTTCGTTGGTTGCCGTGCACAGTGATTGTTGGTTGCTCTCTGTGGCTTTCTACTTTGGTGCTCGGCTTAATCGTAATGAGAGGTACATTGTCCTTTCTGGCCTCAGTTTTAGGTCAATATGCTCTGTATGAATTGCATTTTGTTGGTCTATGCTATTAGTGTTGATGAGCTACACATTACAATTACTGCTCTAGTAGCCCTCGTTTTCAGAGGGGTTTACACCAATGAGTTTTTATGTTTTCCTGCACACCATAAATTTGTCTTAACTAGTTTATTTTGAATAGGCCTGCCTTAtggagaaattttatttttattttttcttgtttccaaATTCTGTAGGTTGATTGGCATTGTATTTTCTTTATTGGAATTGTTATCCTGTTTAAGGAACTTGTATTTCGCTGTCTACATAAAGAATTTATTCTTCTTGAAGTTTGGTTTAATGATGGTTGAAGCGTGAAATTTGTAATCTGTATAACAATTTTAAATGCCTGTTAGTTTGTATTTGTGTCTAGCTAAGCATTTTGCTGAGTGAGAGGGAGATGCAAGAGCTTCAGTTTCCTTGAGAGAAAGAGCACCTCAATGCTGCACCTAATTATCTCTGCCTATAATTCTATCTCCATAACGTCCAAGTGtcttcttttcatattttgcattttctttttttaactgcTAAGCAGTAAAGATGCATAGAGACACATAAACACCCACGTTTACAACCGGCAAAGATACAAGCTTGTGCTAAACAGATGTTTTAATATCAGTAGACAAAACGAAGAAAGATGCAAATATCTTTGGAAGTTGTGTGGCCCAATGGTAAGGGATGTTGAGTGTGTTAGTTTTAGGTGTTTTGAATCCTCGTGCTGTCACAAGAGTTGAAATTTTCTTTATAAGATCTAACCCTGTTGTTGAGCCACATTACCTAACcctatttttttgataagtcacaTGACCTAACCCTATTATTATATAGGTACATGTAATCTGCTACTTACTTGATCATGGATTACCCAAGGAGTTAGCCAATTAAGCGGTTAATATATGCTGGAGCATccaaaattacttatcaaaaaataaataaataatgctgGAGCATCCAAAATCTGCGGAGTCCAAAAAAGAAACTGTGGATCTGTAGAGAATCTGCTCTAAGTGTGTTATTTGCACTGAAAGTGGTTTCAGCCCCCAGTAAGGTTATTAGTTAGCAGCTCTTGACCCTTAGGGTCTTGTATGAcagtttgttttctttgttcctCTGCATAAATTGTAGTGTTACCCACTCAAAACTAATAGTATGCCTCTTCTACGATTCATTCACATTCTGACAAATAAGAGAAAGTCTGAGGCGAGGagaggggaaaagaaaagaagcttttGGAAAAGCATTGATGTTGCTGTAACTTTTGTATTCATTTATAGTATCCCATGCAATTAGTCAGGAAACTGAAATCTTTTGGAATATATGTAGAAAAAAGCTTTTACATCTTCTCAAGCATCTTACATAAGTTACCAATAATTGCCGGGCTACttgtttgaagaaaaaatgaacaaacaaaatgaaaaaggaataaagtaaaaaaaaaaagaaaaaggaggagatGGGGTGGTCGTCAAACCACCCTTAGGGTTGGATCGGCCACTCCTGAAACTAATGGGGCAATGGCTGGGGGGCGACCAAGCCAACCCAAATAGGTGTTTGGGGGTGGATCAGCCATTGCAGTCTGATTCGAGGGTGGCTCCAAAAATCACTTGGGAGTGGTTCTGCCACCTCAGGGAAAAATTATTTAGGTATTCTTGTCATTGGGGGGACATTGGCAACTTTTTGTAGTTTGGGgggagggggacattgacaatggaagtagtagtttgaggggggtatGCGAACTTTTCCTCCTTTTATTTGGGGGGTGGGAGAAAAGGTTAAAAGGttggttctttttttgttaGGCATTACTGGGTATTTTCACCTTGGACAATCCGAAAAAGCAATTTCACTGGTTTCTTTTACTAGCTTTATGGAGATCGAGATGAgccgcattttttttttaaaaaatttatttttgggtcttggttttggttttctggCAAGTCTGACATAGAGTTGGAGCAATTTATTAGATTGTTCTATGATTATAATTCGACTCAACTGAAAAAAAACCTTTACGCCAATTATTGAAATGCAAACACATTGCTTATATTGGATTTtggtttcaaaaattaattgctTGAATATACTGGTGGATATTGTGGTCATAATACTCATCACCGAATGAAGCATTGTCAATAATATAAGGCTACATGGGTAAGTTAGatgctaatttatttttattgaaaaaagaagaagatatcaTCCTCATTAACTAATAGCATTGACTTTATGTGCACAGTATTAAgtgtattttttaaagattgggAAAAAGTACTCATTTGGAGAAGCAGTTCATTCTGCTGGAAGCATATTTGAGCCATGCTCTTCTTATGGAAGAAGTTCACATGGTTGATGTAGTTAGGTTCTGTTGGGTGCTACACGCCATATACTTCCAGACTtgtgaaaattcttttattGTAATGTTCTGCCCAGTTTGTTTGTTGCTTCCTGTTGTAGACAATCACACTCCTTAGGGACAACCAAATGATCATATTAGCTGTATAGTTGAGATCACATGATATAACTTATATGTAGAATCAATGAATGCAAAAGCATTTTGTCTCACATTTTAGAATAATTGCCTTGTCTGTCCAATTTTCTTTGTTCCACTCTCCTTGTTTTCCCTTTAatttccttttgtctttttaaatcaTTTAGCTAAGATGGTGGCAAACCCCTGGCACTGTTGCTAACGGTCATTGGTTCTGATACATAGTGCCTTTCCTCTTTGTGACTTTTTTTGTCTAGTATATCATGCTTCTTGTTTCAAGGGATGGTGTGTCCAAGGGACCATAATTGAGACGTTTTATGCCTTTCACTCAACAGGAAGCGTCTATTTAGCATGATAAATGATCTGCCCACTGTGTTTGAAGTCGTAACTGGAAGGAAGCCGACAAAAGACAAGCCCGGTATGGATAGTGGAAGCAAATCCAAGAATAGCACAAAGGTGAAATTGTTTCTTCTTTTATGTCCCATTGGGATGAAAGTAATAAAAACCTTTAAACTTTctattctttcctttttcaatCTGTTCCTTACCAATTTTTAGGTTTGAAACCCATCTTTGCTTTGTAGAGATCAATTGATGGGCAGATGAGAAGCAACCCTAAGTTACTTGACGAAAGTTAtggagaagatgaagatgagCACAGTGAAACTCTTTGTGGGAGCTGTGGGGGAAATTACAATGCCGATGAGTTTTGGATTGGTTGTGACATATGCGAGAGGTGGTTCCATGGGAAGTGCGTGAAGATAACTCCAGCCAGGGCAGAAAGCATCAAGCAGTACAAATGCCCTTCTTGCAGCACCAAGAGGGGCAAGCAGTAGCATCCAATGTAAAGCTTTTGGAGAGGTTAGCCTCATTGTTTTGGTCACTGATTTTGTTGTAACGAAGTGATGGTATATGCAGTAGGCTTTGAGCACCAAATATTTATCATTAAGATGTACTCTTTAGCATTGGTTGAAGTTTGTACTCACTTTTTCAACGCATATTCCTTTATGTGTAATATAGAAAACTGCTTTATGATAGTTTAATCACAAAATGCTCATTGCTAAATGTTTGCAATTAATCTATAATGTCTTATTGTAATAGTTTAGTCATGTTTTTACAGCATCTGGATGATATCCAGTGGCATACCACAATTGGTGATGAGTTGAGACTCCTGAATCCTGGTTGGGTTAAGTCTAATGTAGTACCAATACCGGCTTTTTTCTCATTCTGCATTTGTTTATGTATATAAGCTGCTAGTTTTGAAGTCTGAGATTGATCCAAGGGTTGTGATCCGGAAACTGGTCTCCTCTATATCTTAGAGCAGTCCCATTTGACTAGCTAAAGTAACTCTTTAGTCAAATTTTAGCTAGGACCCTTAAAAACCCTCCTGCATTGGACTAGCTATTGCTATAGTAATTTTGGAGTTATAGTTGCTCTCTCTAGCTGGCAACTAGAGCattctctaaaaaaatttattcatttttttactcCTTTCCTCTCTTGATCTCTGTCTCTCGACCTCTCTCTCCTCTGCAACACGACAGACTGGGTGAAGGACAAGAACAAAACGTGATGGTGGTGAGCACGGCGAGACAACGAGGTTCACAAACTAGCAAGATCTGGATGGCGAGACCTGAGATCCAGGAGAGATCTGAACGGTGAGCTCTGGGACTTGACAACGGTTACTGCAGAGCTTCAGTGGCAACAAGcagcacaagagagagagagaaaaatgagacagaATAAAAAATGAGTATAATGTTATTAAGAGATTATTTTAGTAAAGCAGATAAAGTTTTAGAGAGTGGGATGtattgggttttaaaaaaaaaattggtagctaaaatagaaaaatatttttatttttatttttgttgtttaaaatttggagaaaaattttgCCTAGTCCAACGTGAATGCTCTTATGGCTATTTTCTAAATTGTTTAAATTCTGGAGGTGAAAGCACAATTAAGTCTTGCAAGGAGTTGACTaaaattcagagagagagaggggagagtGGGGGAGCcgaaaaacatgtgtttctcttAAAGCTGAGGGTGTTTTTATGGGGTGGATCCACCCTTTTGCCTAGGGGTTCAGAGCATGCATGAATGAATTTGACAAACGGTGATGCATTATGCACAGATCAATCAATCTATAATGCGAAAATACAACCCAACAGGGGACAGATTGTGGTGACATCTACACGCATTCCACCACTCCGCCGGCGATTCTTGGTAAGCACAGACAAAACATACATTTTGTCCATTGACCTCAGCTTTTGGTGCAGAGGTGTGATCTGGCTGCGTGTACACACTGTACACTACTTTAAAGTCTCAACAAAGGGCATGGGCATGCCCCCCACTTCCGAGGTAATTATTCCGACGATGAAAATATCACCACACCCCCCAACCAACTGCTTTCTTACCTTCTTCATTCGTTTATTTCTTTGTCATTCTAATTAATCACCATCAACTACTATACACATACATTGTAGCATTATAGATATGGCCTTTGATTtacttgttttatatatatatatatatatatatatatatatatatatatatgttatggtATTCGATTTTTTTTCATGCTTAAAAGTATAGTCATCAAACCTTGTTACTTGTAGTAAACCCACTGTTCCAGAATGAATCTAATAATAGAATTCTACGGGCCCATTTAGTGGAAAAAACtttaccaattttattttatttttttttaattaaaaaaattgcttttgaattttgaaagctTTGGATAATACGAGGAAATAATATTAGGCAGATGAGACTTCACATTTTTTGAGCATTTGCTCCAACGTGCGAATCTAAAATACTCCTTTGTAGGTCAGTGAATGAATATTTATAGTTAGTCACATTATTTTATGGGAAACACAAATGATGAAGTTGTTCGttggaatattttgaatatttataaagatttatgaatatttataggagGTCACATAATTTTTTGAACATTTTCTCCCAACTCCAATGGTAAGTGGATTTTTAGTAGGTCTAAAATTACTTAAGTGTTTTCAATAATCattttatgaatatttattcttcTACTAAATATCAGGATTCAAATAGATAAAACTTACTTACAAATCACAATATGAAAAATTGACAATGATTCTACTTTCAcacaattttttgtagtgttaaaattttctcaaatttcaaataccactttaaacattattatatttaatattttctgtgacttgattttttattattattttttttaatgggtaaAATTTTTATGAAAGCTAAAATAGATATTTAGGGAGGAGTTAAGGGGATCGGGTCTACTTTTTGAAAGTCCAAATTTTGTGTAATTTGGGCAGGCCCACAGAAAGAATTGCAGAGTCC carries:
- the LOC133862798 gene encoding protein SMAX1-LIKE 7-like, with amino-acid sequence MPTPVGVARQCLTPEAAHALDEAVGVARRRGHGQTTSLHAVSALLSLPSSTLREACARARNSAYSPRLQFKALDLCLSVSLDRVASTQLVDDPPVSNSLMAAIKRSQANQRRQPENFHLYHQIPNQSSISCVKVELQHLILSILDDPVVSRVFGEAGFRSSEIKLAMVRPLPQLLRYSRSRGPPLFLCNMSEYSDRGPGPARRSFAFPFSGFPGFCGGDENCRRIGEVMNRNKGRNPLLVGVCAYSALQSFTEAIEKRKDNVLPVELSGLNVICFENDVSEFVTENTDKGSVSLRFGEAGSILQQSLGPGLVVNFGDLRAFVSDEASGEAVSHVVDQLTRLLELHAGKVWLIGAAASYESYLKFVHKFPSIEKDWDLQLLPITSLRPPSMAESYPRSSLMESFVPFGGFFSTPSDLKAPFSSSYRCIPRCRQCNEKCEQEVIDVSKEGFTASVTDQSKSSLPSWLQMTELGTNKGLDMKTKDDGVVLSAKVTGVQKKWDNICQRLHQTQRFPEANTFPTLLGFRIVEDKKENTDNHSSNNTDASSSETNCVNVDSSTSMDVQKIATLQSGDPFPVVSKAKNESLLSKQWEQPSKAEDLDSGGLNSPCSLSNSSVGDGSGTSPRSATSVTTDLGLGICSSPTSDKPKKSINKNVVELPQEFSGCFSADVDVVNGNISNHLTQSSSCSSPDYGGQFGPREFKTLFRALTQRVGWQDEAISVISQTIACCQTRSEKRHVASLRTDIWFNFIGPDRFGKKKIALALAEILYRSQEHFICMDLSSQDEMIHSNSIFDCQEMNGYDVKFRGKTLVDYLAGELSKKPWSVVFLENVDKADVPAQNILSQAIRTGKLSDSHGREISINNAMFVTTSTFSKGKNLRTFGREPSNYSEERILGAKGWSMQIRIGHAFGDNTKGQNISVSDTKRKDISSPTLFNKRKLIGGNESLGQPEISEMAKRAHMTSTRYLDLNLPAEENEVRDTDDGNSDNNSISENSKAWLQDFFDQVDETVVFKPFDFDALAEILLKEIKKSFHKIVGSDCLLEIDSKVMDQLLAAACISDRNRVVEDWVERVLSRAFAEVPNRYSLTAHSIVKLASLEELEPGVCLPPRIILN
- the LOC133864700 gene encoding PHD finger protein ALFIN-LIKE 1, which encodes MASISASPRSVEEIFKDYTARRSALIRALTYDVDEFYSLCDPEKENLCLYGHPNESWEVTLPAEEVPPELPEPALGINFARDGMKRTDWLSLVAVHSDCWLLSVAFYFGARLNRNERKRLFSMINDLPTVFEVVTGRKPTKDKPGMDSGSKSKNSTKRSIDGQMRSNPKLLDESYGEDEDEHSETLCGSCGGNYNADEFWIGCDICERWFHGKCVKITPARAESIKQYKCPSCSTKRGKQ